The nucleotide window GTTCAGCAAGGCTGAGGgaatttataattttattttattttttaaagtaaaccGGAAGATCCGTAGATAGAAGTATACTAAGGTCCAGAAAGTCAGTATTTGGACTTTGAAAGGACTGAGCCTTCACCTGTTTTGTACTGGTGCTCAAAACCGTTAATTTGGAACTTTACTGGTTTTGACCTTTGCTTGAGTTGTACGTGTAACAAACAAAGCATGAGACGTGTTTAACTTATATGAATTCATGTTGTTCGATTAATACCTCTTGTATTCTGTGTTTAATTTCTTGTTGTGTCTGGTTTATGCAGATATAAAAAAAGCTGTCCCCAGAACAGAAGAAGTTTGAAATCGAGCCGTCCTCGATATGCAGCTGTGACATCCTTTTTGCAGTCACTGGTCACTCAGGCAGAACCTCGCTTTGCTATGTTTGGACCAGGTTTGGAAGAGCTGGATGACTCTTTAGTGAAAAAGATGATGACATGCCCAGAAATTCTACTAGTAGCTGGCCTACCTCAAAGGCAAATTCATGGTAATgccaggtttggggtttgtgtttgttttgttttatgaacagaaataacaaaagtaGGTTGtggcagaaatggagaaaagatgcttttttctcGACTTGAAGTTCAGTAGCATAATGCTAGAAACACCTCaaacttttctctctgtatttatTCAGAAGTATAAATGCAGTGAACATTTGGGATAAAATTATAGCTGCAGtgaatttattattaaatttcCACAATGTCAGAGGTATCATTTTGATACttgaacatcttttttttatcctgaatTCCATATCATACGTGCTGTTGCAATGGGTAAATGCAGACAGAACTTTCTTGCTTGCAGTAATGGCTTAAAGCCACCTTTGTGTGGTTTTTGTAGAAAGACGTGTTATGTGATTCAGTCTGGTGGTATCAAATGGTGTAAACTTCATTTAAACAAGTTGTATGAGCAGGTGAaggagtttttaaaaatgtttaaaagcatAGTTCAGAACATCTGTAACTTCATTTCAGTGCAAACCAGAGGCAAAAATTTATTGCTTCTTAACTAATGTTTATTTAAGCATAGCAGGATGGAATAATTAAACTGTTATTTATagaaaatgtggatttttgCAATCTTTTTTCGTTGtcctttttaatgcagtttgaGGTAGGCAGACTAGAGCCTTTGCTATGCCAGTTTCAGCTGACAGACACAAGTCTTAACTCCTCTCTGACTTAAGTTTCTAGGGTCAAATCTGAGTATGAAAACCATGGAAATgcctccttgttttcttttaatactctTGAATTGATTTTAATGAAGTTAATAATCTGATCAATTAAAGCATGTATAAAGTTTCACTGTAAAATAGTAAATATCCTGTGCCTACCAGCTACATATAGGCTTGGATATATCCATTTTATAGCACCACTGGAATTTTCTGCCTACAACTTAGTTGTATTCAGTCGCCAAATAGTTgtaatctcatatatttgtttttcccctATAGGAATTGGATCAGGAGTCACTTTTCAGTTTAATAACAATCAAAAGTTCAATATTCTGACATTGTATTCAACCACCAGGTaagttttattcttaaaaagaaaaaaaaaattagtttctcAGTTATTTCATacttttcctcatgtttttgTCATGTAAttgtatgcatatatgtatatattttatgcaTGGATACCCGTTATAAACTGAAGCTTTAATgcatatctttttctttcttctgctgaggtGTGTTTTCATATGAATCTTGCAGATTGCTAACCAGCTGTCTGTGTACGCTAAAGAAAATGGGAGGGTAGGGGGACTCATAAAACAGTTTTACTGTCTTATGCCATTTTCATGTGACTTTCATGTGCTGTTTCAACTCTGATTTTGTGTTCGCTGTTCAATTAACATGACTACTGAAATGTTTCAATGTTTTTCAGTGTGGAAAGGAGGAGAGCAAGGACGGAGCAAGCTGTTGTTGCGAATAAGATGTTCTACCAAGAGAACAGCGTAGTAGGGAATCAGCAAGCTGTGCATTACAATGTAATAGCTCAAGTTAAAAGGGTGTGCGAAGTAGTTGATGGATTCATTTATGTTGCTAATGCAGAAGCTCATAAAAGTAAGAggtttctctttattctttttctgaatgatCAGAATGTCATAAAAGATTGCAGAGAATACAGAATACATCAGAATATTCTGATTCTTTCAAAACCTGCTTCAGTAGTGCTATTTCTTCATGGCTTATACAGCTGAAGAGGCCCTCTGTCCTAGATATTCTCTCTCATTTTGTTGTGAGGGGTTACAGCCCCTTCTTTCAGTCATGGTTGATACTGACATGATTGCTCTCTAAGCTAGATGTGGTGAATGAACTGGACTaaaacaattaaacaaaacaaaagaaaccctGTGGGTGGGTCAGACAGAAAGCCTGAAATACGTCAGTGGTGGTGTAATAACCTGGAAACAGAGCCTTCATCAGGAAAACTGGAGTAAAATAGGCAATTAACCCAGATCGGGATAGTCCTATAGCAAGGATAATCCAAACCACTGTTACAGTAGTTGTCTTTACTTTCATCAACTttaaatggagggaaaaggctAGCTCATGAAATAGAgtaaaaaacccccaaaaatgtGAGGAGATACACTGAGGATGTGAGTATGATCACTGGGTGAGGGCTGCTGACTACAATGCGTAAGTGTTTCTTAATGGCTTACTGTAATTTTGATCCCTGTAACGTATTTGGAAAATGCTCTGAAATTAAGgactggaataggctgcctgTAGAACTTAAGAGGATATTTAAATAACATCTAAGTGTGACGTAGATGCTGATAATGTAGCCTTGAGATAAGCAGAACTAAGTAATTTGGCCAGGCTGCTTCCAGCCCTGTGTGTTCTCACCTCTgaaatcttaaatatttgaaaagtaaaaaaaaaaaattatgactgggatttgcatatttttaatactcatatattaaaaattgtttcctaGAGCATGATCGTCAAGAGGAACTGGCTCGTATTTTGGCAATGATTGATCCAGCCCTTGGGCCTCCAAATAGACCTCTGCTAGTTTTGTCTTGTGTCTCTCATGTGGATGTCAAAAGAATTCCATGTGTTTACATGGCACATCAGTTGCAACTAAATCTGCTACATCAGCCTTGGAtggtatttgtttttctaaacttttattttctatttctctgtGGCTTAAATGTGATTTAGGCTTCTGGTAGTTCCCTAACTGTACTCACTGTAGCAAGTGTGTAGCTTTCAATGCTAGAATGTGAACTCTCCCCATCAGCGAAGAATTTAGTTTCTCTGGTCTTCTTTAGAGGAAGCATTAGCCTCTGTCAACATAGAGGAGCTAAGTGGCTTGCCCAGGAGTACATGAGAAACTTAACATGGAGCCAGAATGTAAGAAAGGATGAAATGCTGGTCTTGAAGGGAGTAAGGAAGTTTCAATTAATCTAGATCAACATTTCCTGACTTGTGACCCAAGACCTTGGCCATAAAGTAGATTTTTGTGCTATTTTCAGGAGACTATTAATTGTCATTCCCTTGACATGATGTATTGAGGTTTTGACCAATCAGTATTTTACCTAGCGTGTGAGCTCATGAACCTGTTCTTTTATGCTTGTCAAGCACAGCATATATCAATATGGCTCAGCAGCACATTActtatttttgttgatttttttgtagCTGAAGGATAAtacttaaacagaaaaaacaaaatcctggTTGGAGGGAATTCCTTTGTTTTCAcgagcttttttaaaaacataccaTTTATAATAGTCACTTTTCAGTACCTTGCAAAATCTGACAAGTAATAATATGCGTAGAATTTCCATGCTGGcaacatttttgcttta belongs to Cuculus canorus isolate bCucCan1 chromosome Z, bCucCan1.pri, whole genome shotgun sequence and includes:
- the FBXO4 gene encoding F-box only protein 4 isoform X2, with the translated sequence MSFLSPQDLCSLGSTSCYWRAAVQDPLLWRYFLLRDLPFWTSVDWKSLPDVEIFNKAFSEVSDNALHNYMEVYKKSCPQNRRSLKSSRPRYAAVTSFLQSLVTQAEPRFAMFGPGLEELDDSLVKKMMTCPEILLVAGLPQRQIHGIGSGVTFQFNNNQKFNILTLYSTTSVERRRARTEQAVVANKMFYQENSVVGNQQAVHYNVIAQVKRVCEVVDGFIYVANAEAHKKHDRQEELARILAMIDPALGPPNRPLLVLSCVSHVDVKRIPCVYMAHQLQLNLLHQPWMVQDTVAATLDGLLSGIEWLLEEADCKNAQ
- the FBXO4 gene encoding F-box only protein 4 isoform X1, with product MAGSRAGERGGLEAAVRGGLRVLRERWMRGNRERAIPTHPALPEDAEEVSALQTLPIDVQLNIMSFLSPQDLCSLGSTSCYWRAAVQDPLLWRYFLLRDLPFWTSVDWKSLPDVEIFNKAFSEVSDNALHNYMEVYKKSCPQNRRSLKSSRPRYAAVTSFLQSLVTQAEPRFAMFGPGLEELDDSLVKKMMTCPEILLVAGLPQRQIHGIGSGVTFQFNNNQKFNILTLYSTTSVERRRARTEQAVVANKMFYQENSVVGNQQAVHYNVIAQVKRVCEVVDGFIYVANAEAHKKHDRQEELARILAMIDPALGPPNRPLLVLSCVSHVDVKRIPCVYMAHQLQLNLLHQPWMVQDTVAATLDGLLSGIEWLLEEADCKNAQ